The following coding sequences are from one Oncorhynchus clarkii lewisi isolate Uvic-CL-2024 chromosome 20, UVic_Ocla_1.0, whole genome shotgun sequence window:
- the LOC139376700 gene encoding cold shock domain-containing protein C2-like: MADSDPSSPSDPPRPLSSPRTPLSLSFPFLREGSRVWERERKPPLMPGELPSPLPTKRTRTYSATVRARSGPVYKGVCKTFYRSQGHGFIKPSNGGEDIFVHISDIDGEYVPMEGDEVTYKVCSIPPKNQKIQAMEVVITHLAPGTKHETWSGQIISS; this comes from the exons ATGGCTGATTCAGACCCCTCGTCCCCCTCCGATCCCCCACGGCCACTGAGCTCCCCCcgcacccctctctccctatcattCCCCTTCCTCAGGGAGGGAAGTCGGGTGTGGGAGAGGGAAAGGAAACCCCCCCTGATGCCAGGCGAGCTGCCAAGCCCTCTGCCCACCAAACGCACCCGCACATACTCAGC TACGGTGCGGGCCAGATCAGGCCCAGTGTATAAGGGCGTGTGTAAGACCTTCTACAGGTCCCAGGGTCATGGCTTTATAAAGCCCTCCAACGGTGGAGAGGACATCTTTGTACACATCTCTGA TATTGATGGAGAATACGTGCCCATGGAAGGTGACGAGGTCACGTACAAAGTCTGTTCCATCCCCCCCAAGAACCAGAAGATCCAGGCGATGGAGGTTGTCATCACCCACTTGGCCCCAGGAACCAAGCATgagacctggtctggacagatCATCAGCTCCTAG